The genomic segment GCAGTGCTATGATGTAATACAATAAACTAAGGTCCTAGACTGAGGAAGTTATGATACATACATATCATCGTTTAACACTGCTTCATATAAAGGTAACAAGGAGAACAAAACCAAAATGGTCTACCTAAGGCCCTTCAGCCTTGATGTTAaaagaactatccaaacatatAATCCAGTTTAGAAGTTTTGTAATATTACTAAATTAGGTGTACATTCACTCAATACTGACCATGATCAATGATTCTGGTGGTGACCAACCCTAACATAAAGATTGTTCGATATCAAATGAGTTAAGAAGTGTACTTACCCCTCCAACATGCGCCACAGTAAACAAAGTCAATAAAAAAAGGATACATGATTTGGGCATCTGAAGCAAACCTGTCGTTTATGTCTCAGATTTCGATCTCGCAACTTTTCACAAACCAGTTTTAGGTCACAGGTGACATTAAACAGGTCCTCAGCATCAGGGTGAAATTCATGAAAGATGCTCTTCTCACTAATTCCCAGCTTGAGATCTAAAACATTGGGAGAATTGCAGAGAAATAATAGATAAAAGCAAAATTGATACATCAAATCAGTTATAGATTACAAATGGCAGTATCAGATTAAGTTAGTAACCAAATATACCTTTAAGAATTATCATAATTATCCATTTCATTTCCTGAGCATTTGTTTTCCTAATCAATTCAGAAAGAACCAATGTCTTCTCTGCCCTGTATCAAGATTCAAAAACTTAAGTATATTCAGAACATAAAAGTTAGGAACGAGCAATTTCCACGAAAGCAAGATCTGAATGCAAAAACAAGTCACAGTACTGCTATTTCCCGAATTAAGATAGAATCTTTGATAAGTCTACTCAAACTTCACATAAAATTCAACCTATTTTCGCTGGAAGCCAACCGATCAAGCAACTCATTCAATTCGTTAATTGTAAGCCCTCCTGACGCCATGCCCTGCCTCCTTTGTAGCACCTGAAAATATATGAAAAACAGTGGGATCATTCAGTTCCAGTGATAACGCCAATATAACTAATAGATTGCAAAAAAGATGTCAACTTGATAGCAGGATTCAACTCGTGTTTTTTTCCTGACCAGCCATTTGATCATTAAAAACTGGAGAAAGAAAAGACCTCAGCTGCGACAAGAGAGAAATTTCCTGCAAAGGTGCCAGATTTTGGACCTCCCTTCCTCCAGTTGAGGAGACGTTGGGAGTCAGAAGCTTCACGGGACATTCCAAGGGCATCGATAAGGCTTGTGGCAAGGACGTGCTCGCGGAGGCCGTAGGATCCGCGCTCTCGGTCAAGGCTTGGGAGTATCAACCGAATGGCGGAGAAGTAGTCGTCGCCATTGCTGGGGCGGCAGAATGTGTCGAGAAACTTGCGGAATTTGGAGCGTTTGACCGACGAGGATTTGCTCTTCTGAATCCAATTGAACAGGCTGACCATCACACTAAACTTCGTTTCGGCCATTGTCGGCCGACGGAAGAGGGTCAAAGAGGGGGACGATCGTACTACTTTTTATGTGTGATTGACAAGCGGTGACTGCTTCAGTTTATTGAGAAGGAAGCTTGCAGGAGACGACCTCTGAGACgaatatttaaaaaacaaaaaaaaattaattcacaCTAACCTTAATTAGATGAACCTCTGGCTTTGCTGATATTTTACCTATTTTAAGAGAGATTTTTATTGTTTTGAATATTTAGTTCAtcttataattttattgtttcATATGCTGATATTGGATttactttaattaattagaagTGATTCACTCTGAATTACGATAttgaatattttgattttttgttGATATAGAGAAGACTGAGTAGATTGAATTTTGAGGGTTATGCTTGAAATTTATAACATGATAATGTGATTACAATCAATAAGATAGATGCATTTGGTGTCTCACAGAAACAAAAAGAAGTTCAAACAAACGACAAGAGGTGAAATCAATGACAAAGCCGAATTTTATGATAGTGAGATTGATTTTGTGGaagttgaaaattttaaagtgaaATAGAAAAAATGTAGTTGTTTATGATAGTATTTCCAATGAGTTATTTGAGAGGATGGATATTGATTGTGCATAAAGTGATGATTTGGGGAGTGCTCTTGTTTTTGAAGATGAAGATTTACACAAAATTTCAATATAAGACTTAAATGAGGATTCCAAAAATTCTGCTTTGAACTTTGGATTTGTTTTTCTATTGTCTTGGGTTTGAATTAGTGGTTGTGGCCATATTATGACATTTGTCTTGGGGTTTTGACGGTTATGGAATTAGTGGTTTTGATGGTTATGGATTTTGGGGACAATTAATTGTACTTGGTTTTTAAGTCTTTGGACAGTGTCCTGAGGTAATtcccagtttttttttttttttgacaaaggTAATTCCCAGTTTTTAGTGTGCTTTCTCGTCACTCTGATTTTGTTACAGAACGACGCTAATTTTTTATTTGCACAATAACTAGTTTTTATagaaaaaattgattttatccTCGTCTCGTCAAAACTGCAAAGTCACGTATAAACAGTTCGAATCGAAAGAAATCGAATATACAATGcttgtaaaaaataaattatgccGGCTTGATGTAAATTTTAAGACACCCCCCTCCCTCCATTGCAGTCTGAATAAATCTTTTAAGGACAGACATCCATTGTTTGCCTGTGTCCAAGATACTGAGGTTCCCAGTAATTGCAGGAAATGAACTTATCCCCAATGAGCAACAAGTGCAATACTTCTGTTTAGTCAAACAAGTTGAGAGAAGAAAACAGAAAGCTAAATAGATATAATTGTAGGCAACAAGTCTATCTGAAAATAGGAGTAAATTACTGGAGACGAGAATCTGTTCATACAAGTCACAACCATTGTTTCTGGAATTTTGCATGATTGTGAGGGCTAGCACGGCTACTCTAGCTAGAGAAGCACGATCATTCGATTTTTAATACGGTCTTTGTGTGGTAACTTCTGTTTCACTCAAAAAGTTGAGCCATTGAATCCGAAGAATGAGCGCTAGAGAAAGAAGATAGCAAGAATCTCAGTTAACATTTTTTTATCGACAAAATATAATTTCATAGACCAAACTATCAGTGTTAGTCAGAATGATTACCTGAACGTCGTAAAACTTGATGTAAAAGCGGGAACTATCAATGGAAAGCTTGGTTTGCAGAATCTCGGCTATAATTGCACTGAGTTTGCCGTTGACACTGGGGTCAAGACCGCCAATGGATATCAATTCCCCATAGGCAGCTGGCCCTTCAGTCCCACCAAATGAAATGGGGACTCCTCCATTCACCAATATCATCACATACTGCAAAACCAACAAATCCACCACACAAAAAAAATGTACTAAAGTCATGAGTCAAAACAGCATACAAAAAAGAATAAGCCAAAGCATCTTCCAATCACCGATTCCATCACAAGTTAAAAACCACTTCTTGCGAAAATGACCAAAAAAAGACCCAAGTCTAGATTCTATAAGACGTTGACACAAAtttatttcaaatcttttcGCAGCATTGATCATCTTTTCCCAGTATCGATCAGCAACATAGACCACGTATCTTCTACATGTAGCGAATGCTCATTGCCTTGTAGGCACCTCATAGCAACACAATATCAAACTTCCATCTTTTAAAAGGTAGAGATGTATATGGCTTTTCAGGTCAAGGTGGGATGAACATTGCACAATCACGCACAGAGCGTAAGAACACAAGCACGACTAAAATCACAAAACATCACCTCATTGGCCAGTGGACTCGAATTAGTGTACAGACAGAGGCAAACTCAGAAAATTGAAGACGGGGCCGAAATGAGCTGCAGGGCGAtgtaatatcgaagaattattcGAATTTGATACCGTGAAAAAACacttttttaaaatgttaaaaaaacGCATTTTTTATGTCGTGTATAACATGTAAAAtcacaaaatatatatacatacactgtGATATACACGCGTATGAAACTTTTAACAAGGAGGGGCAACAGGCTTTGCTGGCCAACCGTCCCTCCGCCGCTGTCAAGCAGTAAAATTTCGtgcacaaataaaaaaaaaaatgtaagagCAAAAATTAGCCCAATGGGAAAGTTAAAAACGGTAGCAAAGACACTGATAAACTCAACCCAGCCCGCAAAAAATGCGAATATCATCAAACACATAGCAGACAAAAGCAAACTTGCTTAATCAGCGTATAACCCGCAAGAAAAAGAGAGGCTTTACGGATTCAGGCTTGCCAATGGTTTTGGCAACAGCTTTGGTGGCATCTTGGAGAATATCAGAAGCAACAACTCCATCAACTGGTGCATTGATGAACAAATTCAATGTGGGCATTTTCAAGCTTCCGCTTTTCTTGATTAAATGTACCGTTAAATTGAGGAACACAGGCGAGATAGCCAATCTAACGAGTGGTACTTAACAGAATCGTTTGTGGAtaagaaatatttgaaaagaaGATTAAAAAGGGCTGAATTTCAGATTAAAAAGGCTGGGCTTTGTTCGACCCGTGCGACGATGACTCCTTATTCGGAGTATGAATCCATTAGTATAACCAATTTAGTACACTCCAAATATTCATATCTCGCTATTGATAAAATATCTCTACAATTAAAAAAATCACAgtgaattaaaattttcaacaaATTCTATTACATAAGTttttatatcatgtattatcaaCAACGATTATATGATAATACAACTTGTTTGCGAcaataaaataatcatataatatcttgataaaaaagagaaaaatataaagatatcaattattattatggcgatgtcttttttttttttattcctaTGGTCCCTAAGAAGTCATAGAAAAAAGATTTGGAAATAaagatttatttttttgaagatAGGGTTGCTAAAATGCTATCACTATAATATATTGAAATATTTAAGCATAAAATAAGCTGAGTTGTTAAATTGTCAAGATCAAGCTCTTAAAAATCAAAAACATTGAGAAGTTACAATGAGCTATCCATATCACGTTAATTTGTAAGACGAAACTGGTGATTTTTCTCGAAAAAGATATATATGTCGACCGAAAATAAAAATTACAATTCGTGGTATATGAgaatttataatttgtaaaatattttacatattaTAATATCAGTGAAATTGTGAAAGATATATAACAAAGACAACTCGATGTCATGTAATAATCGTAATTTTGACCATATTTCGCTAGCATCAGATTCCAGAATACAAATCGATTCGAGTGTACTCTAATTGTGTAAACTCGACGTAAAATCTTGAAAACCTGAAGGGACCTTATTGCTAGACCATACCCTAGGGGAAGGTGTCTTAATTATCCCGTCGTGCTATTTCCCAAATCTATTTTTACTTTAACAACAAATTccatttaatataaattttaaaatccgttcaatgaaataataataataataataataataaaaataaaagttgtTGAAATTGAATTCGAACGAAATATTAGCTTTCGTCACGGaattcaaaaatactaaaaaatatTGAGGTAATATTATTCGAACACCTAAAAAATAATCGAGAGGTAATTTTTCACAACAGtgtgataaaaaaataaaaataaagtgtGATTAGTAAAATATTAGCACACATCTCTTATAAGATTGTCTTATgtgtcaattttatgagacgaatCTTCAATCCGACTtagttcataaaatatttttttatataaatatagatTGGCTCAACTCGTCTCATGGACATAGATATAGAAAACTATTTCACATGACACTTGctagttgcaaatatttttatgaaaaaaaaaatcattcctTTTAAATGTCATTTCGTTTTCTTCAGATTTTATTTGCAAACTTGAACATTAGGTTTCACTTTTTAGCATGCAACTTTTAAGGCACGGCCACAGATTCGAAAGGTCGTGTCTCTTCCGAACTTCCAATAGGCAATTAAATATTAGCCTTTTTATGGGGAAAATTATCATTTTTCCATCCATAAGCTCGGAACTCGGAAATAAcattatttgtttttatttattaacaaaaaattatattaataataatcataataatattgatatgcaataacaataaataatatttaaaaaattgaaattagcaACAAATAGTaaaatgaataataataataataaccatAACAATAGTAAAATTCACAAAacactaaaaataaattatatcaataaaattaataatattagtaatataaattaacaaataaattaattataataagaaatattactaaaaaataacaaataaattaaTGTAACTTTCATGTCATTTTTCTAATTTGGATTTTCTCAGgcatcacaaataaaatatggTAGGAAAAACCACCAATCGATTGATattaggttttttttttcttatttttgttatttaattatctgattttgaaaaaatgaaatgattaattattgaaatataatttatgtttattaacttaaaaatataaatttgttatttaaaattttaaaaaatagttttttattTAGTGTTGTTTCTTTCACTTTTTAAAATTGAATTTGGGTAAAAATGCGAAAAAAGGAGGGTTTTTTCgcttaaatttaaaaaacacgGGGTTGTAAATGATCATTCATATTTCATAGGGGATTTTATGCTTTTTGTTTTTCACAGGGTGCCGAATGATATTTTCCCGCCTTTTAAGCTCAGAAATGAaagaggaaaaagaaaaaaattagttaaaacttgaacttgattTTAATTTGTGGTTCAGATAATATATTGTTCAGGTGTATAAATTTCACTCGTGTACGTACCACATTGTTCTCAAATTATTATTGAATCCTTTTAAGAGAAAACAGTTGCATTGTCTTGTAAATTGGTTAATTATTTTGGGTTTTGATTCTGTAAGTAGTCAAAGTTTGATCTTGATATAATACTGATACATTGTTAATATACACTGATCATCGGTGTTGTGTTTTAAGTCACGACAATACTTCGTCGAAATATGACTACAAACAAAATAAGACCAAGTTGGAAGTGTTcgttataaaaataaaaaaaaaaaacacaaaatatgataaatttgaaGACTAAATTGACtatatgttattttttatgtgaagaacAAATGATCCGGAATTCATGTGGCCTTCAGTTGCGTATAGGAAAGAAAGATCACATATCTGCATTGAAAGGTGCCTGTGCGGCAGCCTCACATGTGTTTGACATTATGTCAATACCACGACGAAATggacatatatatattattatattttttagaaCACCCAAGAATAAgatttaagattgaaatttgaatttaacTCAACCCTAAAAGCTAGTTCAAGGGAATGATTGTCTAAGTTTATATATGCAACCTCTAGatattttatccaaccgatgtgagaCAACTAATATACACCTCCCACGCCCAAGAATGAACATTTGGAGCATGTAGTTTACAAATGACTCAATTATGAGCAGAACGgatggcctaattataggcagtctaACATATAACGGTGGAACTTAAGCTCTGATATCATGTTAAGATTGAAGTTTGGATCTAACTCAACCTCAAAAGCTACTTAAGATTGGAACTAGCTAGGGCCTAACTCAACTCCAAAAACTGGCTCAATGAGAGAGGATTGTCCAAATCCATATATATAATTCGACAAACAAAGATTTTCACAGTCCTTGCGTGGGATCCATTCCAAGACTAAATTAATAATGTGAGCACTCGATTTTCACAAATGGCGACAAAAATATTCATAAGGAGCACAAATTTTTAGAAATTACATGGAAGCATACGTCTACCTCCAAATCTTTTGAATATGGAATCTATTTGGACATCCATTTTGTGCGACGAAAATCAGAATATTTGAGACTTTAATCATTGGAtttttttaccaaattttggaaCCTTTTTAATTTCAACCCTCTCGCCTTTAATACGGCAGAGAGTGATTCTGCGCTGTACCCGCACtcattttcaatttttattatgTCACAAGATTTGAAAAGGAGCGATCATGTAACCATTGGGGATTGACTCACCACCTTTTATATTCTAATATTTTTTCCCTGTGGTACTGTGGTTACGTACACACACCAAAATTATAGAAAAAAATTACCAAAATTGACATAAAATGAAATATTAGGAACtaataatcatattttaatgGAACCCTCAATCAAATCTCTATACGTTAAATATGAAAGTTATCATAGGACATGTTGCAAACTTATTAATTCTCTCACGGCAGGTAAAAGGACACCgctcaaaaaagaaaaaagaaaaaagaaaatctGCACAAATTAAgactttaatttaataaatcaaatatttgctgacgatttttatatgatttgtaCTCATCAGTTCGCATTATATTTCCATTTCAATGGTATTATATTATTTGTTGGCTTTTCCCAGAAATCGGAaccaaagaaaaattaaaatttgtctCTTCAAAGGCACTTGGGATTGTATGTTGCTTTTGACTcgtacaaaattaaaaaaaataaaaagacatttgGGACCTATACTTTTCATGTTATGTATAGGTCGGGTCgatcatctcacaagagacttactctgaaacaatataaaatatttttaagtgtgGATGGATGATAGAATAATAGATACTCTGAAACAAGATACATGAAATAAAATCTCAATTAATACATAATGTTGGGTTAAAATTGGAAGATTGGGGTATCTCACAGTCCCTAGGCTTTGCAGATCAAATCTTGAGCTAATTCATGCAAGCTCCGAAGACATCAGATACTGAAATATTTGAAGTCTTCGGCTGGATGTTTGATTTTATCATCGGCTCAAAGTTCTCTTACCTTATCCGCATTTTGTGATTCAGATTGGGCGTCGTGTCTTCTGAGTAGAAGATAATTAAGTGGTTATTACATCAAGCTGGTAGACTCCCTGATTTCTCGGGAAAAAAGAAATAAACCACGGTTTCTAGATCTTTGGCGGAGACAGAATATCGAGCAATGGTAAATACTACATGTGAAGTCGTGTGGATTGTTGGTGTTTTGAAGATACGGGAGTGTGTTTGTCACGGTCCAGCAACCTTATATTGTGATAATAAGGCTGTGATGCATATAGTCGCTAATATCTTGCACCACGAAAGAACAAAGCATACAGAGATTGATTGTCACTTAGTTTTTAGGGAAAATATGAGAAAAGCTCATAGAAACATCACACATTGCTACCAAGGAACAACCTGCGGACATATTTTCTAAGGCGTTGGGGAGAACCAACACGATTATTCTTTGTCTAAGATGCACCTATTACAAGTTAGTTATTTAGAGAAAatgagaaatataattttcaactgCTTCatgtcttcttcttcttcgcaCAAGTTCTTGATCTTAACACAATGCTTTATTTTCTCAGTAATTTCAttcttttttcaaataaatgtAAACGATGTCTTTCTATTTTGCGACTAGCTTAAtcgattcaaaatttaaattttctaaaagATTAAAACTACAAATCTTATCGCACGATTTAAAGTTtactattattaaaaaaattaaaatatttaaccttattattgaatattaataATACTTTAAAAAATCGGTCAAATAAATCCGTGTGTCATTTGTGATATTAAATTTGAAACGAAAAGTCTTAATAAACTTAGAATATATTCAACTATGCGCTTCGCCTCTGTATCCACTTTTAcaaattggtaatttttaattattatttgcaCTTACCATATTTATAACCAATTATACATAGACAACACAATTTTAATCACAAGATaagataatatataatatatattaatgttGGACTACAATAATTGTTTACTTAGGGTAGAGCGATCAAAACATGATGATCGGATTGTTGTacgaattaaaaattttaaattgcaCCGTTACGATTAGCTATATCTTTTGGCAAAATAGTAATCACCCGATCCTATAAATATTAATTGTTTTCGTCACTTTGGGTATATTATTCTTCTTTTTTTGCCCTTTTCGTACATTGGATTatagaaattaattattttatatatcaaaatcaatGTATGAACAAGGAAAAGGCATATCTAatacactatatatatatatacatataaatatatatatatatttatatgtatgtatatatatatatatatatatatatatatatatatatatatatatatatatatatatatatatatatatatatatatatataaaccaaTGTAAGAAAAAGTAAAAGGCAGCATATCTAATTAAAAATCTAGCTAGCCTAAAgtgaataaaattaataattctcCCACCAATGATCAaatcttgaattttttcaaaccaATAAAAATAAAGCAAAAAACGTTGCTTTTGGGACATAAAAACTCTATATATAGTTGCACAAATCTCATGCCATCTCCGAATGCACCAAAAGAACAGAATGTGTGCCAACTGATATAAAAAAGAATGCAAGGATAATGCATTTTACATGTGGAACCAACCATATATTATTCTTAACTATTTATCTCTCACGTCGATATATTACACTAATTTCATATATGATTTATCCTCTCTATCGCCGACTGATTTCATATTAAATCTCTCTATCTCCGTATATATATTCATGATATGTAAAGCCTATTCCTTGCTTCATTTCTCGCATTTTTTCAGGAGACTTATTCGGGTTCATTCATCGAAAGGTTAGTTCAATTTATCTTGCATAATATAATTCATGCATACAGCATGTTGGCGTGTGTAACATCCACGAGATGGATTCGAAATTTCGAAACAAAATGAGTTggtatgtattttttttaaaggacaaattttgtatttttccaaGAAAATCACGCATAAAATTTGATGTTTGCTTTTTATTCGAGTGACGGTTTGTAGTTCAAGAAAATTACGCATAAAATTTGCAGTTTTTTTTATTCGAGTGACGCAGACCTTGTCTAAGCTAGTGTTATCGGCATGCATAACAGAGCTGGTTGGCAATTACATATAAGCAGTGGTTTAACAAGAATTCCGACCCCATTATTATAAGTGTGCAATGATGGAATCTGTCACTTTAAGTGAATAGATTGTGGAACAATGAAGTAATTATCCTTGTATTAGTTGTCCTTTTGCctcttttatcatatttttatttgaaaatgatAGAGTTCTCAAACATTTTCTGATTTaggaaataaaattaaatttatcaaGAATTGCATGCCCATATTATACATCATGAGTAGGAACATGCATGCATGTTAGTTGACAtgtttcttgaatttttttttggggGGTTTGCAGGAGAATTGAAGAAGGATTGTTATTATGGATTCTACCAAAAATGCGGGGAAACAATTGCAGAAAAGTTATTTCGATGTGTTGGGGCTGTGCTGTACATCTGAGATTCCAGTAATAGAAAGAATTTTAAATTCTCTCGAAGGAGTCAGAGATTTCTCAGTGATTGTTCCAACTAAAACTGTCATCGTCTTTCATGATCCTCTCCTCGTTTCCCATACTCAAATAGGTAACTAAACTTATTATTATCAATAATGTCACTATCGTCTTGTAATTTGCTATAATTAAGTTTGTTCGcgtgtttatgtttatatgatatatttttgGTATGTGTTCATCGATATGAAAACATGAGTATGTTGAATTATTTCAGTCTTTGCCGTTTATTTTTGCTTTTtattgtaatattttttcatgatgtCGCGTTATTGAGATCATGTTGATATGGTGATGAAGTGACGCATAGTTCTAagaaaaaatgactaaaattgtcaaaatttgAAGATATAAAACTAAGACTCGATTTTGACAATATAAACTACTAAAAGTAAGTGAATTATAGTTTTTTCttacatatataaaatatgataGAATTGTTTTTATGGACTTGTATGGTTGCTTCAttgcattttttattttttattttgtcaaATTTTAGTGTTAGTCTATTATATCTGTTTTTCacaattttagtatttttttctAATATAGTATCATTGTAGTGCTAATGTTAAACTAACGTGTATAATGTTATATCAGCACTCTCgatgaaaatttattaaaattgtaaaaaaaaatcgaaaatatatGACTAAGATATAAGTTTGATAAAATAGATTATCAAAATCACAAAGTGACAAGATTAATTTATGGGAAAATTACCTAGAAAATCACACAATTATCATTTTCACTGTTATTTCCTTTGTGTGAAATCGATCATGTAAATTGAACTTCGATATTTCTTCTAATACAATAAATGGTTTTCCTCtggattaattttatttattatttatttatttcatctgACATGATGTTGAATATACTCTACGAATTAGTTATATAACCAAAATCCAATTTATGCCATATATATTAAttacatttttccttttaattaattaaatatcggTAAATGCATTCAGCGAAAAAGGAGAAACCAAGGATGGTGTGTTTCTCGCTGGAGCACATGAATTGTGCTTACATTAGTTTCACCTTTTTCCCCGGTTGTCGTCCCCAGGTGGTGGGTGGGCGAATATTGGACAAATAAATCAATttatcaaaaataaataaagttatccattattgatattaataataTGAATTTATAATATGGCATAGATATTAAAGGTGGCTTATACTGCGAATTATTATGTTCGCCACTAGCAATTTTTATAAGAGAAgggagaatttttttttataaaatcatCATTACTAGAATTTGGGAAAATCTAATAATGATGCGTGCAAGTCTTGTTGTTCTGGAGCACCCTCCCAATTCTCATCTCTCTAACCatgttattttgaaaaatggTGGGATTATATGCTTTGTTTTGATATTCATCTTGATTAAGTTTGTTTATACCTTTAATTAACTAGGAGGAACTAACACAAGAGCAACAAGGTTTATGTAACGTCTGATTCGATGATTGTCATCATTGTACTAATACTGGTCTTTCCAGCGTATTTATATTCTCactcgcatgcatcttaaaaatttcTCAGGAAGTTACATGTCAATCCCATAATTGATCTAAATAAAAAACGTTtaactttgaaatttttaagtTAAAGTTATCGAAAAGAATATTTATGTTGTTGGTACGAGACTAAACTATCAAATCTTTTTTAAAACACTCTTCGA from the Primulina eburnea isolate SZY01 chromosome 3, ASM2296580v1, whole genome shotgun sequence genome contains:
- the LOC140825790 gene encoding uncharacterized protein; translated protein: MPTLNLFINAPVDGVVASDILQDATKAVAKTIGKPESYVMILVNGGVPISFGGTEGPAAYGELISIGGLDPSVNGKLSAIIAEILQTKLSIDSSRFYIKFYDVQRSFFGFNGSTF